A stretch of the Candidatus Goldiibacteriota bacterium HGW-Goldbacteria-1 genome encodes the following:
- the glmS gene encoding glutamine--fructose-6-phosphate transaminase (isomerizing), with protein sequence MCGIIGYTGNNEAAERIIYGLKKLEYRGYDSSGIAVINAGKITRVRSAGKLENLVEKLKGNKIPGTTGIGHTRWATHGKPSDENAHPHTDCTGMITLIHNGIIENYYEIREELIKKGHKFSSETDTEVFAHLIEEKISLGIEKAVAAALKRIRGMYAMVILYAKEPGKIIAARQGSPLVLGIGKGENFIASDVPSFLKFTDKALFLEDGDVAVVTKEKVNITNAGKKVQRAVRDIKWTAKQAEKAGYPHFMLKEINEEPQSFEDTILGRFDELKGRIEFESVDDKKLAKIERIKIVACGTSYHAAYAAKYLIEKYSGVSVEVEVASEIRYANPIVDKKTLLIAVSQSGETIDTIEAFKNLKAKAGYSLAIVNVVGSTLSRMLDGVIYTHAGPEIGVAATKTFISQLAVLYMFALHMGKIKGVLKAKDVRRGIQNLRKVPGLIKVILKDKEKIAKIAAKYKKNRDFLYYGRNINYPMALEGALKLKEISYIHAEGYAAGEMKHGPIALVDDKVPNVFIAPKGKVYEKLISNIQEIKARSGTIIAVTNKSNKEMKKFAEDVIYIPDIDEDYYPLLAAIPMQLLAYYIGVKKGIDVDKPRNLAKSVTVE encoded by the coding sequence ATGTGCGGGATAATAGGGTATACAGGAAATAATGAAGCGGCAGAGCGTATAATTTACGGGCTTAAAAAACTTGAATACCGCGGTTATGATTCTTCCGGTATTGCGGTGATAAATGCAGGTAAAATAACACGCGTAAGAAGCGCCGGCAAACTTGAAAACCTTGTGGAAAAATTAAAAGGCAATAAAATACCGGGAACAACAGGCATAGGACATACGCGCTGGGCAACACACGGAAAACCGTCTGATGAAAATGCGCATCCGCACACTGACTGCACGGGTATGATTACGCTTATTCACAACGGAATAATAGAAAATTACTATGAAATAAGGGAAGAACTTATTAAGAAAGGGCATAAATTTTCATCGGAAACCGACACGGAAGTCTTTGCCCATCTTATAGAAGAAAAGATATCTTTGGGTATAGAAAAAGCCGTGGCAGCGGCATTAAAAAGAATACGCGGAATGTATGCCATGGTAATACTTTATGCCAAAGAACCGGGAAAAATAATCGCGGCAAGGCAGGGTTCGCCGCTTGTTTTGGGAATAGGAAAAGGCGAAAATTTTATAGCGTCAGACGTGCCGTCTTTTTTAAAGTTTACGGACAAAGCGCTGTTTCTTGAAGACGGCGATGTGGCAGTGGTGACAAAAGAAAAAGTAAACATAACCAATGCCGGTAAGAAAGTTCAAAGGGCTGTAAGGGACATAAAATGGACGGCAAAACAGGCGGAAAAAGCCGGCTACCCGCATTTTATGCTTAAGGAAATAAACGAAGAACCGCAGTCTTTTGAAGACACAATACTTGGCAGGTTTGATGAATTAAAAGGCAGAATTGAATTTGAAAGCGTGGATGATAAAAAACTTGCAAAAATTGAAAGAATAAAGATAGTGGCGTGCGGTACGTCCTATCACGCTGCCTACGCGGCTAAGTACCTGATTGAAAAATATTCCGGCGTTTCCGTGGAAGTGGAAGTGGCGTCTGAAATACGGTACGCGAATCCGATAGTTGATAAAAAGACGCTTTTAATTGCCGTGTCTCAGTCAGGCGAAACAATTGACACTATAGAGGCGTTTAAAAACCTTAAAGCAAAAGCGGGATATTCGCTGGCAATAGTAAACGTGGTGGGTTCCACATTAAGCCGCATGCTGGACGGCGTTATTTACACGCATGCGGGGCCGGAAATTGGCGTCGCCGCGACAAAGACTTTTATAAGCCAGCTTGCCGTACTTTACATGTTTGCCCTGCATATGGGAAAAATAAAAGGGGTTTTAAAAGCAAAGGACGTTAGGCGCGGAATACAGAATTTAAGAAAAGTGCCCGGCCTTATTAAGGTCATATTAAAAGATAAGGAAAAAATAGCAAAGATAGCCGCTAAATATAAAAAGAACCGCGATTTTCTTTATTACGGGCGCAACATCAATTACCCTATGGCGCTTGAAGGCGCGCTTAAGCTTAAGGAAATTTCTTATATACACGCGGAAGGGTACGCTGCGGGTGAAATGAAGCACGGCCCCATTGCGCTTGTGGATGACAAAGTCCCCAATGTTTTTATCGCGCCAAAGGGTAAAGTATATGAAAAACTTATTTCCAATATTCAGGAAATTAAAGCGCGGTCAGGCACAATAATAGCTGTCACAAATAAATCAAACAAAGAGATGAAAAAGTTCGCGGAAGATGTAATATACATACCGGATATTGACGAGGATTACTATCCGCTTCTTGCCGCTATTCCAATGCAGCTTCTTGCGTATTATATAGGAGTGAAAAAAGGGATAGATGTGGATAAACCAAGAAATTTGGCAAAGTCAGTGACGGTGGAGTAG
- the rsmA gene encoding ribosomal RNA small subunit methyltransferase A — protein MADKKFRYKKGLGQNFLHDTVKIDRMITAIAPDPSETFLEIGPGSGNLTKKILPLVKKLYAVELDKEAIVKLKTATEGTQWLEIINADILETDITKFFPRTGKLRVIGNIPYYITTPIIEMVINNKSNVKDIYLTVQKEVAERICAPEGSKTYGSLSVFCQYHADCEYLFTIGRKAFFPVPDVDSAFIRMNFEKKVPFIVKDEIEFFKLTRGGFEQRRKMLSNNIKRVFGFNEEQAKNALRQAGIAENARAEDVSIIDFAKLSDVIYNNKI, from the coding sequence ATGGCGGATAAAAAATTCAGGTATAAAAAAGGGCTGGGTCAGAATTTTCTTCATGATACGGTAAAAATTGACCGCATGATAACAGCCATTGCGCCTGACCCGTCGGAAACGTTCCTTGAAATAGGGCCCGGTTCAGGCAATCTTACCAAAAAGATTCTGCCGCTTGTGAAAAAGTTATACGCGGTGGAACTTGATAAAGAGGCGATAGTAAAGTTAAAAACAGCCACTGAAGGCACGCAATGGCTGGAAATTATAAACGCGGATATTCTTGAAACTGATATAACGAAGTTTTTTCCCCGGACAGGCAAATTAAGGGTCATAGGCAATATTCCTTATTATATAACAACCCCTATAATAGAAATGGTAATCAATAACAAAAGCAATGTTAAAGATATTTATCTTACGGTGCAGAAAGAAGTGGCAGAGCGTATCTGCGCGCCGGAAGGATCAAAGACATACGGGTCTTTATCCGTGTTCTGCCAGTACCACGCTGACTGTGAATACCTTTTCACAATAGGCAGAAAGGCATTTTTCCCCGTGCCTGATGTGGATTCCGCGTTTATAAGGATGAACTTTGAAAAAAAAGTGCCGTTTATAGTAAAAGATGAAATTGAATTTTTTAAGCTTACGCGCGGCGGATTTGAACAGAGAAGAAAAATGTTAAGCAATAACATAAAAAGGGTATTTGGGTTTAATGAAGAACAGGCAAAAAATGCTTTAAGGCAGGCGGGAATAGCGGAAAATGCCCGCGCAGAGGATGTTTCCATAATTGACTTTGCGAAACTGTCGGATGTAATATATAATAATAAAATATAG
- the pdxA gene encoding 4-hydroxythreonine-4-phosphate dehydrogenase PdxA has translation MQKLRIAVTMGDPAGIGPEITAKLFLLPEIYKNASVTVIGDLTTMIDTQRRVSNKLSIRPVTSFNEKMTKGVINLFDMKLIKYGEVPLGVETKKGGKAQYHYVKKAIESALKGEVDAIVTAPINKHALHMAGIMYPGHTEILAKETGVKNFGMMLMCPQLKVMLVTTHTSLKSVSGLLTVKKVLEKIELAHTAMKDDFGIKAPRIAVLGLNPHSGEAGAFGDEEIKIITPAIKAAQKKGINAQGPYPPDTIFGKLIHKQSHDIAVCMYHDQGLIPLKLIGFESGVNVTLGLPIVRTSPDHGTAYDIAGTNIASVESMLTAFKTAVVIAQNRMKNR, from the coding sequence ATGCAAAAATTAAGAATAGCCGTTACCATGGGGGACCCGGCCGGAATAGGGCCGGAAATAACCGCAAAGTTATTTTTATTGCCTGAAATTTACAAAAATGCTTCTGTGACCGTTATTGGCGACCTGACCACTATGATAGACACCCAAAGGCGGGTAAGCAATAAACTTTCCATAAGGCCTGTCACCTCTTTTAATGAAAAAATGACCAAAGGCGTTATAAACCTTTTTGACATGAAGCTTATAAAATACGGTGAAGTGCCGCTTGGCGTTGAAACAAAAAAAGGCGGCAAAGCGCAGTACCATTACGTAAAAAAAGCAATTGAGTCCGCGCTTAAAGGTGAAGTGGATGCGATAGTAACAGCGCCAATTAACAAGCACGCGCTGCACATGGCCGGCATAATGTATCCCGGGCACACTGAAATACTTGCTAAAGAGACCGGCGTTAAAAATTTCGGCATGATGCTTATGTGCCCGCAGTTAAAAGTTATGCTTGTGACCACGCACACCTCCTTAAAAAGCGTATCAGGGCTGCTGACGGTAAAAAAAGTCCTTGAAAAAATAGAACTTGCGCATACAGCGATGAAAGATGACTTTGGTATTAAAGCGCCAAGAATAGCGGTTTTGGGTTTAAACCCCCACAGCGGGGAAGCCGGCGCTTTTGGCGATGAAGAAATAAAAATAATAACCCCTGCCATAAAAGCCGCGCAGAAAAAAGGTATTAACGCGCAGGGGCCATATCCCCCGGATACCATATTCGGGAAATTAATACACAAACAAAGCCATGACATTGCCGTGTGCATGTACCACGACCAGGGGCTTATCCCTTTAAAATTAATAGGGTTTGAATCAGGTGTTAACGTAACTTTGGGGCTTCCAATTGTGCGCACATCGCCCGACCACGGCACAGCATATGACATAGCGGGCACAAATATTGCCTCTGTGGAATCCATGCTGACCGCGTTTAAGACCGCGGTTGTTATAGCGCAAAACAGGATGAAAAACAGGTAA
- a CDS encoding histidine--tRNA ligase → MKFSRLRGVKDVFGEETAVWEKINAAARKMFSLYGYTNIITPVIEDVNLFARGIGEGTDIVIKEMYDFKDKGDRHIVLRPEGTASVVRAYIENSLPVKSDLYYYGPMFRYERPQKGRFREFFQIGAESFGEASPYKDAEVIKLAQDILTETGIKDCKLLINNLGAEKDYRENLVKYLEERKSQLCEDCLKKIERAPIRVLDCKNEKCKETTKNAPLITDNLTPQAAAHYAEVKRLLTASCVKFEEDPKMVRGLDYYTGTVFEFTTQLLGPQQNTILAGGRYDNLVAEFGGKSTPATGFAMGMERMAEVLKTQQGLVSLPFGVFIVYDAKHRDMAFNVLNMLRQGGIKALISFEDKSFKAQFREADSKGVKHVIVIGDTEAQADRLAVKDMKTGEQMNIETNEAVKYFFNNI, encoded by the coding sequence ATGAAATTCAGCCGCCTTCGCGGTGTTAAGGATGTATTCGGGGAAGAGACAGCGGTATGGGAAAAAATAAACGCGGCCGCGCGTAAAATGTTCTCTTTATACGGATACACCAATATCATCACTCCCGTTATTGAGGACGTTAACCTTTTTGCCCGCGGTATAGGCGAAGGCACGGATATTGTTATAAAAGAAATGTATGATTTTAAGGATAAAGGCGACAGGCACATTGTGCTGCGCCCGGAAGGAACAGCGTCTGTGGTAAGGGCCTATATAGAAAACAGCCTGCCGGTAAAAAGCGACCTGTACTATTACGGCCCAATGTTCAGGTATGAACGGCCTCAGAAGGGGCGTTTCAGGGAGTTTTTTCAGATAGGCGCGGAAAGTTTTGGCGAAGCATCACCCTATAAAGACGCGGAAGTGATAAAACTTGCGCAGGATATATTGACAGAAACAGGGATAAAAGACTGTAAACTGCTTATAAATAACCTTGGCGCGGAAAAAGACTACAGGGAAAATCTTGTAAAGTATCTTGAAGAACGCAAAAGTCAGCTTTGTGAAGACTGCCTTAAAAAAATAGAACGCGCGCCTATACGGGTGCTTGACTGCAAGAATGAAAAATGTAAAGAAACCACAAAAAACGCCCCGCTTATAACCGACAACCTTACACCGCAGGCCGCGGCTCATTACGCGGAAGTTAAAAGATTATTAACCGCTTCCTGCGTGAAATTTGAAGAAGACCCTAAAATGGTGCGCGGGCTTGATTATTATACAGGCACTGTATTTGAATTTACCACGCAGCTGCTTGGACCGCAGCAAAACACAATTCTTGCGGGCGGGCGTTATGATAATCTTGTGGCGGAATTCGGCGGAAAAAGCACCCCTGCCACGGGATTTGCGATGGGAATGGAGCGCATGGCAGAGGTTTTAAAGACACAGCAGGGGTTGGTATCATTGCCTTTTGGCGTGTTTATTGTATATGACGCGAAACACAGGGATATGGCTTTTAACGTGTTAAACATGTTAAGGCAGGGCGGCATAAAAGCCCTTATATCATTTGAAGATAAAAGTTTTAAGGCGCAGTTCAGGGAAGCGGATTCAAAAGGCGTAAAACACGTAATTGTAATAGGCGACACGGAAGCGCAGGCGGACAGGCTTGCGGTAAAAGATATGAAGACCGGCGAACAGATGAATATTGAAACAAATGAAGCGGTAAAGTATTTTTTTAATAATATTTAA
- a CDS encoding DUF4921 domain-containing protein has protein sequence MSEYNEFFMTLKDGTIKQINPFTGTEVWNVPGRGSKPITNDVPLSAKKIEKKDKEDFCNFCETKYINTPPENDRLVKKGKKYEIMTGVFPSDLDKTTPVFRRIPNLFEIVTMDYWKKNFGYVMPKEVEDAKKKYLEDKKGLEHVTHIVDMKLKLLGRNPDEVNYNEKMEIADAFFAGGHELIVGARHHIEGAEYDTQLCSSGELTPEEHYQYLKFTISGMMNIYRHNKYARYVAVFQNWLKPAGASFDHLHKQLVALDEWGVALERERDLLRKNPNIYNEMAANMALYYNLVVAENEHAIAFSDIGHRYPTIAIFYKGEKPFPKDLDENELKGFSDIVHAVHAALTNQTAANEEWYYTPKDSVDTVPWHILIKMRINTPAGFEGGTKIYINPMNPYDLRDKVITRLMHLRQQDKIADIKIGQECGTEPNPLQYYRKYYNR, from the coding sequence ATGTCGGAATACAATGAGTTTTTTATGACCTTAAAAGACGGTACAATAAAACAGATTAACCCTTTTACCGGCACGGAAGTATGGAACGTGCCCGGCCGCGGCAGTAAACCCATAACCAACGACGTACCTTTAAGCGCTAAAAAAATAGAGAAGAAAGATAAAGAAGATTTCTGTAACTTCTGTGAAACAAAATACATCAATACTCCGCCTGAAAATGACAGGCTTGTTAAAAAAGGAAAAAAATATGAAATAATGACAGGTGTTTTTCCTTCTGACCTTGATAAGACGACACCGGTGTTCAGGCGTATCCCCAATCTTTTTGAAATAGTGACTATGGATTACTGGAAAAAGAATTTTGGTTATGTGATGCCCAAAGAAGTGGAAGACGCAAAAAAGAAATATCTTGAAGATAAAAAAGGGCTGGAGCATGTCACACATATTGTGGATATGAAATTAAAACTGCTTGGGCGCAACCCCGACGAAGTTAACTACAATGAAAAAATGGAAATTGCGGACGCGTTTTTTGCCGGCGGCCACGAACTTATAGTAGGCGCCAGGCATCATATTGAAGGCGCGGAGTATGACACACAGCTTTGCAGTTCCGGCGAACTTACCCCCGAAGAGCACTATCAGTACCTTAAGTTTACGATAAGCGGAATGATGAACATTTACAGACACAATAAATACGCGCGCTACGTGGCGGTTTTTCAGAACTGGCTTAAACCCGCGGGCGCTTCTTTTGACCACCTGCACAAACAGCTTGTGGCGCTTGATGAATGGGGAGTGGCGCTGGAACGCGAACGCGACCTGTTAAGGAAAAATCCGAATATATATAATGAAATGGCGGCCAATATGGCGCTATATTACAACCTTGTGGTGGCGGAAAACGAACACGCGATTGCTTTTTCGGATATAGGGCACAGGTATCCCACAATTGCAATTTTTTATAAAGGCGAAAAACCTTTTCCAAAAGACCTTGATGAAAATGAACTTAAAGGTTTTTCTGACATTGTGCATGCCGTACACGCCGCGCTTACAAATCAGACCGCGGCAAACGAAGAATGGTATTACACGCCCAAGGACAGCGTGGACACGGTGCCATGGCATATCCTGATAAAGATGAGGATAAACACACCCGCGGGATTTGAAGGCGGCACAAAAATATACATCAACCCCATGAATCCATATGATTTAAGGGATAAAGTAATAACCAGGCTTATGCATTTAAGGCAGCAGGATAAAATAGCTGATATAAAAATAGGGCAGGAATGCGGGACTGAACCCAACCCGCTGCAGTATTACAGAAAGTATTACAACAGATAG
- a CDS encoding transposase, translated as MNKEIRELTILLLKLTSWEEKERGIKTIHSQKNYPFKLLTELVKEGYIEGSKKSKTVTMLEKGMKAAEELEKKYFK; from the coding sequence TTGAATAAAGAAATCAGGGAACTTACGATTTTGCTTTTGAAACTTACGTCGTGGGAAGAAAAAGAAAGGGGTATTAAAACCATTCACAGCCAGAAAAATTACCCTTTCAAACTTCTTACGGAACTTGTCAAAGAAGGGTATATAGAAGGAAGCAAGAAATCTAAAACCGTGACCATGCTTGAAAAAGGCATGAAGGCCGCGGAAGAACTTGAAAAAAAGTATTTTAAATAG
- a CDS encoding B12-binding domain-containing radical SAM protein, which produces MINALLINPWVYDFKCHDFWMKPYGLLKISSVLKQSGVNVSLIDCMDRQADGMPEGFKKSDKLGRGMFYSEELDKPEIYKAVPRKYKRYGMPVELFKEKLRKAEKPDIILITSSMTYMYEGVFKAISIIKDIFPSIPIILGGTYATLCAAHAEKHSGASRVWMGGANAEYFNLLGKELKMDLKPITDAEFADIAPDYSLYNNTNSVSVRLSEGCPFACSYCAIKETSTGFKQRSKEVIINELETYAKRGIKNIAVYDDALLYKNYFIKDILKSIIMAGFDFKFYTPNGLHAAYIDEECAQLMKKTGFMDLRLSLETSDISMQKASGGKVSNRQFSEAVKILKGAGFESKDIGAYILAGLPGQNTETIKRDMEFVAANKVLIKPANYSPIPGTLEFEKISADKRALITAEPLMQNETYYMAINPEYGYEENEKMKLFAAALNQNL; this is translated from the coding sequence ATGATTAACGCGCTTTTAATAAATCCCTGGGTTTATGATTTCAAATGCCACGATTTTTGGATGAAGCCTTACGGGCTTTTAAAAATTAGTTCTGTCTTAAAACAATCCGGCGTCAATGTCTCCCTGATTGACTGCATGGACAGGCAGGCGGACGGTATGCCGGAAGGGTTTAAAAAGAGTGACAAACTTGGCAGGGGCATGTTTTACAGCGAAGAGCTGGATAAACCGGAAATATATAAGGCAGTGCCAAGAAAATACAAGCGTTATGGCATGCCGGTTGAACTGTTTAAGGAAAAACTGCGCAAAGCAGAAAAACCGGATATTATTCTGATTACATCTTCAATGACGTATATGTATGAAGGCGTGTTTAAAGCAATCTCTATAATTAAAGATATTTTTCCTTCAATCCCCATAATACTTGGCGGTACTTATGCCACTTTATGTGCGGCGCACGCGGAAAAGCACTCCGGCGCGTCGCGTGTGTGGATGGGCGGCGCGAATGCTGAATATTTTAATCTGCTGGGGAAAGAACTTAAAATGGATTTAAAGCCCATTACAGACGCTGAATTTGCCGATATTGCCCCGGATTACTCTCTATATAATAATACAAACAGCGTGTCCGTAAGATTATCTGAAGGGTGCCCTTTTGCCTGCTCCTACTGCGCCATTAAAGAGACAAGTACAGGGTTTAAGCAGAGAAGCAAAGAGGTAATAATTAATGAACTTGAAACTTACGCGAAACGCGGAATTAAGAATATTGCGGTTTATGATGACGCGCTTTTGTATAAAAATTACTTCATAAAAGACATTTTAAAAAGCATCATTATGGCGGGTTTTGATTTTAAGTTTTACACCCCCAATGGCCTGCACGCGGCGTATATAGATGAAGAGTGCGCGCAGCTTATGAAAAAAACCGGGTTTATGGATTTAAGGCTGTCGCTGGAAACGTCTGATATATCTATGCAGAAAGCCTCCGGCGGCAAGGTTTCAAACAGGCAGTTTTCAGAAGCAGTGAAGATTCTTAAAGGCGCGGGTTTTGAATCAAAGGACATCGGCGCGTATATTCTGGCGGGGCTGCCGGGGCAGAATACAGAAACAATAAAACGCGATATGGAATTTGTGGCGGCAAATAAAGTTCTTATAAAACCCGCAAACTATTCGCCGATACCGGGAACTTTAGAATTTGAAAAAATAAGCGCTGATAAGCGGGCTTTGATAACCGCAGAGCCTCTTATGCAAAACGAAACCTATTATATGGCAATTAACCCGGAATACGGTTATGAAGAAAATGAAAAGATGAAACTTTTCGCCGCGGCATTAAACCAAAATCTTTAA